The genomic region TGTACGCGGTGCGGTCATTGCGTGGCGGTGTGCCCCCATGGGGCGTTGAGGCACGAGAAGATCCCTCTCGCCGGGTGTCCTCCCATAAATGAAGACCTTTTGATCAATGAGGCCCAGGCTGTGCAGTTCCTTCGTTCCCGGCGTTCTATCCGCCTTTATAAAGACCGGCCCGTGGAAAAAGCGGCGATCCGGGAGCTGATCGAAGCGGCCCGTTATGCGCCCACAGGGGGAAACACCCAGCTCGTGGAGTGGCAGGTCCTGACCGACAGGGCCCAGATCCACGAAATCGCCCGCCTCGCCGCCGAATGGCTTCGGGAGGCCTTGAATACGGATTCCCAGCTTACCCTCTCCGCTCCTTACCTCCCCATGATCGTGAAGTCATGGGACAGCGGCAAGGACTCGATACTGAGAAACGCACCCGTGCTGATCGCAGCCTCGGCGCCGAAAATCGCTATGAACGGCATGGTGGACCTCACCCTGGCCCTCTCCTACCTCGACCTCCTGGCCCCCGCGAAAGGCCTGGGGACCTGCTGGGCCGGCCTCCTCCAAAGGGCCCTCCTTTCATCGCCTGCCCTTAAGAATGCAGCAGGCATTCCGGAAGACCACCCCCACCACTACCCCATGATGCTCGGCTATCCCGCCGTGAAATACCGCCTTCTGGCAGGCAGAAAACCGCCGAAGATAACCTTCAGGTGAGGCAGGGAAGCCCATTGCCCGGGCAAAGCAAAGACGGAATACTGAAGAAGGGAAGAATGAAGGCCGGGAGAAGGAAATAGGAGTCTTTATGTCAAGTGATTCGATAAGAACCGATTATGCCCTTGGTGAAGAAATAGCCAGTGCCATTACACACGGCATAGGAACGGGACTTTCCATCGCCGGTCTCATTTTTCTTATCATACGAGCCGAGAGGTATGCGCCGATAGAGTATAGAACTTCATATATCGTCGGTTTTACCATCTTTGGCGCATCAATGATTATTCTTTACATGGCATCAACATTGTACCATGCGTTGACAAACAGGGTGGCAAAACAGGTATTTGGTATTTTCGATCACACGTCGATATATTCGCTGATAGCAGGTACATATACCGCATATTGTCTTACAATTTTGCACGGTGCATTGGGATGGACAATATTCGGCTTGATATGGGGATTGGCCGCAATCGGCATTACATTCTACGCAGTATTCGGTTCGAGGATGCGCAAACTCTCTGCTATCTCATATATTATGATGGGACTGATTATTATTTTTGCATATCCCTCGGTGAAAACGAATCTGATGACTGTCAGCGGCAGCAACATCAGCTGGTACTTATTGCTTATCGGAGGATCTTTTTACCTGATTGGAACGGCATTCTATGCCATGAAAAAGATCAAGTGGACACACTTCACGTGGCATCTCTTCGTCATAGCCGGAAGCATAATGCACTTTTTCTCGATTTATTTGATTCTTCGTAATGGGAGATAGGACATCTTAAAGCCGACAAGGCGTTCGGAGAAGATCCGTTCGGGTTCAGTCAGGCTGCAGTTGACCAGTGCGACACATCCTCATGCCTCCTCGTTAACAGGAGAGGGGCCGAATCCGACCCCCATTTGCACTTATTGCGCCCCTCCTCTCCTTCCTGGTTTCTTCTACAAGCTAATGGACCACCGCTTTCCCGGAAAGCGGCTTGCTTGACAGCCCCTTCTTCTGTGCTTAGGAATCAAGGAGGAGGGCGGATTACAGGGCCCATCCCATGATGTACACTCGATGTAAGAGGAGGCAAAAGTCATGGAGTATTCCTTTAAGTGTCCTGCACCGTGCAATTACGAAGTTAAGGTCGATGCCCCGAATGACGATGAGGCCGTAAACAAACTTATGGCGGCAGGCAAGGTCCACGCCAAAGAAAAACATCCCGATATGCCGCCCATGATGGAGCAACAGATGAAAGACATGTTTAAGGCGGGTATGAAGAAGGGATAAGGGCGGAGCTCGTTTTCAGCGTGATCGGGCACCCCTGTCAACTCACGTGGAAAGCCCCCGACGCTCTGCCGGGGGTTCCATGGGTCTGAAAGGTCATATGGATTTAATCCATTCGGTTATTGCCCCCTTCTTCTCCTCTGAAAAATCATTGTGTACCTGATCATACAACCAACGGAGAGACCTGTTTCTTAATCTATTCCGGAACAACTCCTCCGCTTCCTGTTCCGATGGTGAAGCCCATGTGGTAAACACCTGGAATAGCTACCTTGTAATACCGGACGATGGAAGGCTCTTCATTCCCGCGTGGAAAATGAGGAAGACCGAAGGGAAAACGCTGAAGAATAACAAAGCCTTGCTCACTATCGGAACCAAGGAAGTGGACGGTCGCATGGGTCCCGGCACGGGATACCTTCTTGAAGGCACCGCACGATTCATCAAATCGGGGTCTGAATTTGATATGATGAAAAGCAAATTTTCATTTCTCACACGAGTACTTGAAGTCACCGTTACTTCGATAATACAGACCCTTTAATGTACCGCGTGGGACGGACAGGGAAGGCCCACCTGGCCCCAAGGGCCCATCAGGTGCCCCTTCCGCCTGAGGCATTGCCTGAGACCTGACATTCGCATAGAACGTTGGTCACTCTCCCTTTAAGGGTTCAAAAAAATTGCCGTTCTCGCGGTGCCTGCTTACTGTGATTCCCTCGAAGCCGCGGTCGAGTCGAGGCTTTGGTCCGCACGACATTAGAACCTGCCTCGCGCTCCCCATCATCAATGACCACCAACAAAACTGGAACAGGCCGGACCTTGTGTGGTATAGTACGTCGTCTCATTCGAACGAAAGGAGCGGGCGTGAAGGTAAATATTTTTAATCTTCAGCGGGACCATCAGGAGATCAAGCCTGATCTGGTCAGGATCTTCGAAGACGTCATATCCGGCGGTGAATTCATCCTCGGTGCCCATGTGAGGGCCCTCGAAGAGGCCTTCGCCTCCTATATCGGCGTTAAATATGCGGTGGGCGTGGGCAACGGCACGGATGCGGTGAGGATCGCCGGGATCGCCCTTGGCCTCACCCCTGCGGATAAGATCATCACCGTTCCCCACACTTATGTTGCCACCACCATGGCCCTGTCCGCTCAAGGGATCATGCCCGTCTTCTGTGACATCTCGGCGGAGACATTCAATATGGACCCCCAGAGTCTCGATAATGCCCTGAATGCACACAAGGACGTGAAAGTCTGCATACCCGTGCACCTCTACGGTCACGCGACGCCCATGGATGAGATCGCCGACGTCTGCGCCCGGCACGGAGTGAGGGTCATGGAAGACGCCTGCCAGGCCCACGGCGCCCTTTATAAAGGGAAAAAGGTGGGAAGCCTGGGAGATGTGGCGGCATTCAGCTTCTACCCCACCAAGAACCTCGGCTGCTTCGGGGACGGCGGCATCGTGGTCACCGACTCCGAGGAGATCTATCGCAATGCTTTGAAATTGAGGACCTTCGGGGAGGAGGGAAAGCACGCCCATGTGACGGAGGGATTCAACTCGCGCCTCGACAGCATCCAGGCGGCCCTGCTCATGAGGAAGCTCCCCCTGCTCGATGGGTGGAACGAGAGGAGACGGGAGCTTGCCCGGCTCTATAAGGAAGAGCTTCGGGGCGTGCCTGTCGTGCTGCCCGAAGAAGCCCAGTGGACCCGCCACGTATACCACCTCTTCGTCATCCGGTCGGAAAAACGGGACGAGCTGAGGGCATACCTCGCGGACAAGGGGGTCACCACCCTCATCCACTACCCTACAGCCGTTCACCTGCAAAAGGTATACAGCCGGCTCGGATATAAGGCGGGCTCCTTCCCCGTAGCCGAAAAGGCGATTTTCGAGATCATCACCCTGCCCATGTACCCCTCGCTCCAGGAGGAGGAAGTCCGATATGTGGCAGGGGTGATAAAGGAGTTTTACGGATCGTGAGCCTATGAAAGTCCTTCACCTCTTCAGCGACTGGAAATGGACCGGTCCCGCGGAGCCGACCGTCTCCTTGTGTAAGGCCTTGACCGCAGCAGGCGTCGACGTGACCATGGCCTTCCGAAAGACGCCCATGGAATATCCCGACCGCACTGTGGAGAAAGAGGCCCGCAAGGCAGAGATCCCATGCTTCGACGGCTTCCGCCTGAACAGGTATTTTTCCCTGTCTGACTGGATATACGATTACCGTGCCATCCGGTCGTACGTGAAGAGGGAGGGGATCGACATTCTCCACACCAATCTCTCCCACGACCACTTCACCGGGCTCATGGCCCTCGCCTTTGCGGGGAAAAGACCCCTTATCGTCAGGACGGACCACAAGAGGGACGGTCTCGAGGCAAGCCCTTTCATGGCTGCGGCCTTCGGAAGAACGGACGGGCTCGTCACCTACAGCACGAAGATCATGGAGCAGGACATCACCCGGTTTCGTTTCCCCCGGGAAAGGTCCTGCGTCATCCCCCCCGGCATCACCCCTTACGAGGGGCCCGTGGAAGAGATGAGGACAGGCCTTGGCATAGGTCCGGACGAATTGGTGATCGGCGTGATCGGAAGACTCAAGCCCGATCGGGGCTATGATCTTATTCTAAAAGCCTTCAAACTTGTATTGGAAAAGACGGACCGGGTGAAGCTCGTGATCGTGGGACGAAGCTCGCAGGTCGAAGAGAGCATCGGAAAACCCCTTGCCGAGCTTGGAATATCCGATCACGTGGTCCTCGCCGGATACCGGGTGGCAGACTACTTCTCCGTCATCTCCGCCTTCGATCTCTTCCTCATGATGCGGGCAGGCAGCGACGGGAGCGCCCGGGCGCTGCGGGAAGTCATGGCCATGGGTAAGCCGGCCATAGTCTCCGAGGCGGGGATGCTGCCCGAGCTCGTGGAAGACGGCAGGTCGGGCTTCGTGGCCCGCTCCGATCCACGCGATCTGGCGGAGAAGATCCTCCT from Syntrophorhabdaceae bacterium harbors:
- a CDS encoding nitroreductase family protein, whose protein sequence is MGFLIIDEEKCKKDGICAWTCPGGIISMETENGYPAMVSWGESACTRCGHCVAVCPHGALRHEKIPLAGCPPINEDLLINEAQAVQFLRSRRSIRLYKDRPVEKAAIRELIEAARYAPTGGNTQLVEWQVLTDRAQIHEIARLAAEWLREALNTDSQLTLSAPYLPMIVKSWDSGKDSILRNAPVLIAASAPKIAMNGMVDLTLALSYLDLLAPAKGLGTCWAGLLQRALLSSPALKNAAGIPEDHPHHYPMMLGYPAVKYRLLAGRKPPKITFR
- a CDS encoding hemolysin III family protein, with product MSSDSIRTDYALGEEIASAITHGIGTGLSIAGLIFLIIRAERYAPIEYRTSYIVGFTIFGASMIILYMASTLYHALTNRVAKQVFGIFDHTSIYSLIAGTYTAYCLTILHGALGWTIFGLIWGLAAIGITFYAVFGSRMRKLSAISYIMMGLIIIFAYPSVKTNLMTVSGSNISWYLLLIGGSFYLIGTAFYAMKKIKWTHFTWHLFVIAGSIMHFFSIYLILRNGR
- a CDS encoding DegT/DnrJ/EryC1/StrS family aminotransferase, with the translated sequence MKVNIFNLQRDHQEIKPDLVRIFEDVISGGEFILGAHVRALEEAFASYIGVKYAVGVGNGTDAVRIAGIALGLTPADKIITVPHTYVATTMALSAQGIMPVFCDISAETFNMDPQSLDNALNAHKDVKVCIPVHLYGHATPMDEIADVCARHGVRVMEDACQAHGALYKGKKVGSLGDVAAFSFYPTKNLGCFGDGGIVVTDSEEIYRNALKLRTFGEEGKHAHVTEGFNSRLDSIQAALLMRKLPLLDGWNERRRELARLYKEELRGVPVVLPEEAQWTRHVYHLFVIRSEKRDELRAYLADKGVTTLIHYPTAVHLQKVYSRLGYKAGSFPVAEKAIFEIITLPMYPSLQEEEVRYVAGVIKEFYGS
- a CDS encoding glycosyltransferase family 4 protein, which encodes MKVLHLFSDWKWTGPAEPTVSLCKALTAAGVDVTMAFRKTPMEYPDRTVEKEARKAEIPCFDGFRLNRYFSLSDWIYDYRAIRSYVKREGIDILHTNLSHDHFTGLMALAFAGKRPLIVRTDHKRDGLEASPFMAAAFGRTDGLVTYSTKIMEQDITRFRFPRERSCVIPPGITPYEGPVEEMRTGLGIGPDELVIGVIGRLKPDRGYDLILKAFKLVLEKTDRVKLVIVGRSSQVEESIGKPLAELGISDHVVLAGYRVADYFSVISAFDLFLMMRAGSDGSARALREVMAMGKPAIVSEAGMLPELVEDGRSGFVARSDPRDLAEKILLILEHPERKKAFGEYAREAAKRKWTYTAQARALKKFYETLLLMGKR